The Devosia sp. 1566 sequence GGGGAATGCCGGTCAGGTCGAAATTGCCCAGCAGCTTGTTGTTGGCGGCCATTTCGCGCTCACCCTGGAACACCCGGATGGTCACGGCGCTCTGGCTGTCTTCGGCGGTCGAGAACACCTGGCTCTTCTTGGTCGGGATGGTGGTGTTGCGATCGATCAGGCGGGTGAAAACGCCACCCAGGGTTTCGATGCCCAGCGACAACGGGGTCACGTCGAGCAGCAGCACGTCCTTGACGTCGCCCTGCAGCACGCCGGCCTGGATCGCTGCGCCAAGCGCCACCACTTCGTCCGGGTTCACGCCCTTGTGGGGCTCCTTGCCGAACAGCTGCTTGACCACTTCCTGCACCTTGGGCATGCGGCTCATGCCGCCCACCAGCACCACTTCGTCGATCTGTGCTGCCGAAACCCCGGCATCCTTCATCGCCTGCTTGCAGGGGTCGATGGTCCGCTGGATCAGGTCTTCCACGAGAGTTTCGAGCTTGGAGCGCGTCAGCTTGAGCGTCAGGTGCTTGGGGCCCGAAGCGTCTGCCGTAATAAAGGGTAGGTTGATTTCGGTCTGGGTTGCGCTCGAAAGTTCAATTTTGGCCTTTTCGGCAGCTTCCTTGAGGCGCTGCAGGGCGAGCTTGTCATTGCGCAGGTCGATGCCCTGCTCTTTCTTGAACTCGTCGGCCAGATAATCCATCAAGCGGTTGTCGAAGTCTTCGCCGCCCAGGAACGTGTCGCCATTGGTGGACTTCACCTCAAACACGCCATCGCCGATCTCGAGGATCGAGACGTCGAAGGTGCCGCCGCCAAGGTCGTACACGGCGATGGTGCCGCTGTTCTTCTTGTCGAGGCCATAGGCCAGCGCTGCAGCAGTCGGCTCGTTGATGATGCGCAGCACTTCAAGGCCGGCAATCTTGCCGGCGTCCTTGGTCGCCTGGCGCTGCGAATCGTTGAAGTAAGCGGGAACCGTGATCACCGCCTGGGTGACGGTTTCACCGAGATAGGACTCGGCGGTTTCCTTCATCTTCTGCAGGATCATGGCCGAGACCTGCGAGGGCGAATATTTCTCGCCCGAGGCTTCCACCCAGGCGTCGCCATTGTCCGCCTTGACGATCTTGAAGGGCACCAGGTTCTTGTCCTTGGCCACAACCGCGTCATCGAAGCGGCGTCCAATCAGGCGCTTGACGGCAAACAGCGTGCCTTCGGGATTGGTCACGGCCTGCCGTTTGGCCGGCTGGCCAACCAAACGCTCGCCATCCTTGGAAAATGCCACCATGGAGGGGGTGGTACGCGCCCCTTCGGCGTTTTCAATCACCTTGGGATTGCTGCCGTCCATCACGGCGACGCAGCTATTGGTGGTGCCCAGGTCGATACCGATTACTTTAGCCATAACGTGCCTCTTTTTAAGCAAAACCCTTGATCGAAACCCCTCTTGAAAGCGGGTTTCCAGGGCCTTCGGAGCCGGGTTTCCTTGAATTGGGTGTGCTCATTGCTGAGCGTGAGGGGTATATAGGAGGGGGGCTGGAAGCGTTCAAGCAGAACAAAAGCGATTTGCCTGAACGAGGGGCCCTCCGGGGCCGCCATCGTGCCGGCCCGGCGCTGCTTGTGCCACCCGGCCGCGCTCGCGCCAAGTGGCTTTGCACGGCGGCCCATCCACAATAGAATCAAAGCCATGTTCGCTCCCGGCTCAGTGCTGCTCCACGACAATCTCGCGCCCGACGGCACCAATCTGCTGTTCACGGACCCGCACGCCATCCTTGTGGCCCATACCAGCGAGGAAGCCCGAAGGGCCCTGGCGGAACTGGAACGAGCCAAGCAGCAGGGCTTCTGGGCCGCGGGGTTTCTGAGCTATGAGCTCGGATTTTTGTTTGAAGAGCGCCTCGAGCCTCTTCTGCCCGAGCGCTCGCCTTTTCCCCTGCTTTGGCTTGGCCTCTACAGCGCGCCCCAACGCTTGTCCGCCGGGGAAGTAGACCAACGCCTCGACAGCGCCATACCCGGGCAGGGCGCAGAAGCCCTCGACCTCGTCCCCAGCCGCCCCTTTGCCGATTACGCCCCCGGCTTTGGGCAAGTGCAGCAATGGATCGGCGCCGGCGACACCTATCAGGTCAACCTCACCTTCAAGGCCCGCTTCCGCCTTGAAGGCCACCCCGCCGCGCTTTATCGCGATCTCGCGCGCAAGCAGCAGGTTGCCTATGGCGCGCTCATCAACACCGGCGAGCACTGGATCTTGTCGCGCTCGCCCGAACTTTTTGTCGCCAGCACCGGCGGCACGCTGTCCGCTCGCCCGATGAAGGGCACGCGGCGGCGCGCCGGCACCATTGCACAGGACGAAGCGGGTCGCGCGGCCCTCGCCGCCGATCCCAAGAACCGCGCCGAAAACCTGATGATCGTTGATCTCCTGCGCAACGATCTGTCCCGCATCAGCGCCGTGGGCTCGGTCGAGGTCACCGACCTCTTTTCCGTGCAAACCCTGCGCACCCTCCACACCATGACCTCGGGCATCACCGCGCAGCGCTTGCCTGATGTGTCCACCACCCAGCTCCTCGCCCAGCTCTTTCCCTGCGGCTCCATCACCGGGGCGCCAAAACTGCGGGCCATGGAAATCATCGCCGCGGTGGAGGCCGAACCGCGCGGGCTTTACACCGGCTCGATCGGCTATTTCGCCCCCAACGGAGACCTCACGCTCAACGTCGCCATCCGCACCGCCGTGATCGACGGGGAGGGACAGGGGGAAATCGGCATCGGCGGGGGCGTCGTCGCCGACTCGGCGGCCGAGGACGAATATGAGGAAGCACTGCTGAAAATGGCTTTTCTTGCGGACAAGAGCCCACCCATCTGCCTGATCGAAACCCTGCGTTGGACCAACATCACGAGCTTTTGGCTGCTCGAGCGCCATCTCGATCGCATCGCCGCTTCTGCGCAATATTTCAACATGCCGTTCGACCGGTACGCCGCCACAAGCCTTCTCACCAAAACCGCTGCCGGCTGGAGCGAGCCGGCCATGCGAGTGCGCCTTACTCTCGAGCAGGTGGCGGGGCTCGGCCTTTCCGCCACCCCGTTGCCGGCCAACCCAGCGCTGTTCCGCTTCGCGGTTGCTGAGGAGCGGCTCGATTCCGGCTCGCTCTGGCTGGCGCATAAAACCACCAACCGCGCTTTTTACGACGAGCCGCGCCAGCGCGCCGCGGCCGCGCTTGGCGTCGATGAAATCGTCTTTCTCAACGAGCGCGGCGAGCTGACAGAAGGCTCCATCACCTCGCTGTTCCTGCGGCGGGGCGGCGTGCTCCTCACCCCGCCGCTCGAGGCCGGCTTGCTGCCCGGCACCTTGCGTGCTGAACTGCTCGCAACCGGCGCAGCCAGGGAGGCGCGCCTGACCCTTGATGACCTGGCAAGCGCCAACGCCATTTATCTCGGCAATTCCGTGCGCGGCTTGCTCCGCGCCAGCTGGATTCACCGCCCAAGCAAGGATGCGACATGACCTTCGACATCACCCCGCATGACGTTCTGATCGTGGTGGATGTGCAAAATGATTTCCTGCCCGGCGGCAGCCTTGCCGTGCCCAGCGGTGACGAAATTGTGCCGCTGATCAACCAGCTGGCCCGCCGCTTTACCCATGTGGTGCTGACCCAGGACTGGCACCCCGCCGATCACATCTCCTTTGCCAGCCAGCATCCCGGCACCCAACCCTTCCAAACCATCGAGCTGCCCTATGGCACCCAGGTTCTGTGGCCCGACCATTGCGTTTGGGACACCCATGGGGCGCAGATTTCGGCCGATCTCGATATTCCCCATGCGCAGCTGACCATCCGCAAAGGTTATAACCGCGGCGTCGATTCCTATTCCGGCTTCCAGGAAGCCGACCGCCGCACCCGCACCGGCCTTGGCGGCTATCTCGCCGAACGGCGTCTCGCCAAGATCTATGTTGCGGGTCTCGCCACCGATTTCTGCGTCGCCTGGACCGCGCTCGATGCCGCCGAGGCTGGCCTCGATGTCAGCGTGATCGAAGACGCCAGCCGCGCCATCGACAGCAATGGTTCACTGCAACAAGCCTGGACCCAGATGGGTGCCGCCGGCATCGGCCGCCTGATGAGCAGGGATATTTTGGGGTAACGGGCCCTCACCATCCCTACAAACAAAAATCCCCGCCAAAGCGGGGATTTTCCAGAACCGTACCTGAACACTCAGGCTGATTTATCAACCGTTTCGGCGCCTTCTGCGGCGCGTGGGCCACCCTTGGCCACACCAACCATCGCCGGGCGCAGCACGCGATCGCCGATGGCAAAGCCGGTCTGCACTACCTGCACCACCGTCCCTTCGGGATGGCTGGGATCGGGCACTTCAAACATCGCCTGGTGCTTGTGCGGATCGAACTTCTGCCCTTCGGCTTCGATCGGCTTGACGCCATGCTTGGCCAGCAGGCGCTGCATTTCGCGCTCGGTCATCTCGATGCCCTCGATCAGGGACTTGGTCGTGGCATCGCCCGATTCGCGCGCTTCGGGCGGCAGCACCATCAGCGCCCGGCTCAGTGCATCGGTGGCCGAGAGCATGTCGCGGGCAAACCCCGAAATGGCATAGGAGCGCGTATCGGCAATATCGCGTTCCATGCGCTTGCGCAGGTTTTCCATTTCCGCTGCCGTGCGCAGCACCCGGTCCTTGAGCTCGGCATTCTCGGCGCGCAAGGCTTCCACGGGATCCACTTCGCTTTCCGGTACGGGCGTTTCGATCTCGAATTCTTCGCTGGGCGAGGTGTTTTCGTCGCTCATAAGGGCAAGCTTTCGCATTGGGAATGAATTTGCCCCCGATATCGGTCAATGCACCGGCTTTTTCAACCCTCCCTAGCCGCGCCCCTTGCGCGCCATCATCGAGGTGATGACATTGGCCGTATAGTCCACCACCGGCACGATACGGGCATAATTGAGCCGCGTCGGCCCGATAACCCCAAGCACGCCCACCACCTTGTCATTGGCGTCCTTGTAGGGGCTCAGGATCACCGAAGATCCCGAAAGGGAAAACAACTTGTTTTCCGAGCCGATAAAGATGCGCACGCCCTGGGCGTTTT is a genomic window containing:
- the dnaK gene encoding molecular chaperone DnaK; translated protein: MAKVIGIDLGTTNSCVAVMDGSNPKVIENAEGARTTPSMVAFSKDGERLVGQPAKRQAVTNPEGTLFAVKRLIGRRFDDAVVAKDKNLVPFKIVKADNGDAWVEASGEKYSPSQVSAMILQKMKETAESYLGETVTQAVITVPAYFNDSQRQATKDAGKIAGLEVLRIINEPTAAALAYGLDKKNSGTIAVYDLGGGTFDVSILEIGDGVFEVKSTNGDTFLGGEDFDNRLMDYLADEFKKEQGIDLRNDKLALQRLKEAAEKAKIELSSATQTEINLPFITADASGPKHLTLKLTRSKLETLVEDLIQRTIDPCKQAMKDAGVSAAQIDEVVLVGGMSRMPKVQEVVKQLFGKEPHKGVNPDEVVALGAAIQAGVLQGDVKDVLLLDVTPLSLGIETLGGVFTRLIDRNTTIPTKKSQVFSTAEDSQSAVTIRVFQGEREMAANNKLLGNFDLTGIPPAPRGVPQIEVTFDIDANGIVQVSAKDKGTGKEQQIRIQASGGLSDADIEAMVKEAEQNAEADRQKREAVEAKNQGESLIHSTEKSLKEYGDKVSAEDKTAIETALADLRSVIEGDNAEAIKEKTAALAEASMKLGEAMYKASQAEAEAKASGTDDGDDDVVDADFEEVRDDDNQKSA
- the pabB gene encoding aminodeoxychorismate synthase component I; the protein is MFAPGSVLLHDNLAPDGTNLLFTDPHAILVAHTSEEARRALAELERAKQQGFWAAGFLSYELGFLFEERLEPLLPERSPFPLLWLGLYSAPQRLSAGEVDQRLDSAIPGQGAEALDLVPSRPFADYAPGFGQVQQWIGAGDTYQVNLTFKARFRLEGHPAALYRDLARKQQVAYGALINTGEHWILSRSPELFVASTGGTLSARPMKGTRRRAGTIAQDEAGRAALAADPKNRAENLMIVDLLRNDLSRISAVGSVEVTDLFSVQTLRTLHTMTSGITAQRLPDVSTTQLLAQLFPCGSITGAPKLRAMEIIAAVEAEPRGLYTGSIGYFAPNGDLTLNVAIRTAVIDGEGQGEIGIGGGVVADSAAEDEYEEALLKMAFLADKSPPICLIETLRWTNITSFWLLERHLDRIAASAQYFNMPFDRYAATSLLTKTAAGWSEPAMRVRLTLEQVAGLGLSATPLPANPALFRFAVAEERLDSGSLWLAHKTTNRAFYDEPRQRAAAALGVDEIVFLNERGELTEGSITSLFLRRGGVLLTPPLEAGLLPGTLRAELLATGAAREARLTLDDLASANAIYLGNSVRGLLRASWIHRPSKDAT
- the pncA gene encoding bifunctional nicotinamidase/pyrazinamidase codes for the protein MTFDITPHDVLIVVDVQNDFLPGGSLAVPSGDEIVPLINQLARRFTHVVLTQDWHPADHISFASQHPGTQPFQTIELPYGTQVLWPDHCVWDTHGAQISADLDIPHAQLTIRKGYNRGVDSYSGFQEADRRTRTGLGGYLAERRLAKIYVAGLATDFCVAWTALDAAEAGLDVSVIEDASRAIDSNGSLQQAWTQMGAAGIGRLMSRDILG
- the grpE gene encoding nucleotide exchange factor GrpE, with product MSDENTSPSEEFEIETPVPESEVDPVEALRAENAELKDRVLRTAAEMENLRKRMERDIADTRSYAISGFARDMLSATDALSRALMVLPPEARESGDATTKSLIEGIEMTEREMQRLLAKHGVKPIEAEGQKFDPHKHQAMFEVPDPSHPEGTVVQVVQTGFAIGDRVLRPAMVGVAKGGPRAAEGAETVDKSA